A segment of the Eubalaena glacialis isolate mEubGla1 chromosome 14, mEubGla1.1.hap2.+ XY, whole genome shotgun sequence genome:
TTCTAGTTAGTGGTTAAGCAttttccatccctccctccctcccttcctgcctgcctccctccctccttccctcctttcttttgtttaataAGGCTCTTGATCTCAAACCTGAGGTTTTATATTCCACAGAATGTTTCTTAAAGAGTCAtgtatattcttttacattagtTCGGTGCTTCCATCTCTGTTCTTGTCTGGTACTTACCTTGCCTTCTATTTTCATTGCCGTATGTAACTGAAACACCAGTTAGCTGTGTTACAATAATATAACAAAAGTCAGAAAGACCTGAACTGAAAATCAGCTATGAAAACTaccagctggggcttccctggtggcacagtagttgagaatctgcctgccaatgcagcggacacgggttcgagccctggtctgggaagatcccacatgctgcggagcaactaggcccgtgagccacaactactgagcctgcgcctctggagcctgtgccccgcaagaagagaggccgcgacagtgaaaggcccgcgcactgcgatgaagagtggcccccgcttgccacaactagagaaagccctcacacagaaacgaagacccaacacagccaaaaaaaaaaaaaaaaaaaaacaacgaaaaaacccaaaaactaccAGCTGAGTTTGCATATACTTAAAACTGTGGGTTAATAGTACCTGTTTCACAAGTTTATTGTACATATTGAAAGAAATAATGTATAACAGTGCTTGTCACAAACGAGGCATACAGTAAAAATGGataaatgttagaaaataaattccGCTAGGCAGGGATCTTTGACTCTTATAGTTCACAGGCAcctaatacagtgcctggcacacagtaagcactcagtaaatacatGTCATCTGTTGCCATTTTTCTTCTGCAGCTATAGCCCTCACCTCAGTGCTCTGAAAACTAAAGATCAATGATGTGCCTATAAAGCATACAATAAAAGGTCTGACACAAAGTAGGTGATTTAGctagaattatatttttatagttatatCATCAGGCGTATGATTGGTTTGATATAGCATTCTTGGGCAGACATCTTCAGAAAGGCTAAAGGTCTTTTGTTTTGTCCTTCTCAGGCATCCTGTTTTCCCTGGTGGTGATGCTGTATGTCATCTGGGTCCAGGCAGTGGCTGACATGGAAAGCtacaaaaacatgaaaatgaaagACTGCTTGGATTTCACCCCTTCTGTGCTGTACGGCTGGTCATTTTTTCTGGCCCCAGCggggatatttttttctttgctagcTGGATTACTATTTCTAGTTGTTGCACGGCATATTCAGTTACATCACTAATCAAACTGTTGCCACCAGTATTTTCTTGAGAGATTTTAAAacagagcatttttaaaaaaattttgtctcCATGATCTTAGCATAGAATGAGTTGATGTAACTTTTTAGCTGCTATGTGAATTATGCATTTTACTTGTGATCTTCTCTAATAAGAGGGTCCTAGAATCTCTCCAGACTCCATCTTGCTTCCATCTTATCTAAGTGCTCTCAAGAATCTAGTTTTTTAGGGAGCAGGTAACATGGGCCTTCCCTTCACTGCACTTGTTAGAGTTTGCGGGTAACAAAGGCCTGGCAGTAGCAGAAAACAGTCACCAGGGACAAATCATGATTTGAGTTAAGCGTCCTCCTTGGCATTCACTTCTGCTGCtattaaaaaaatcctttggaATCCCATATCTGAtaaagaggttaatatccagaatatattaagaaCTCCTGCAGCttaacaacaataacagcaacaacaacaaagcaaataCCAGATTTAAAAAGGGGCAAAGGACCCGAGCAGACGTTTCTCTGAAGatgatgtacaaatggccaaaaaaaaaaaaaaaaagtcctttggaGATTAATTAAGAACAACAAACAAATGTTGTCAGAGAATTTACTCCATTTCTTTTCCACACACATAAATATCCACATACACATGTACTGACACCTGTGAGCAgattattcattatttaaaaatagacagcAGTTGTTCTTGTAGCAGGGGCTGCGTGAACTCATCAGTTACAATGGGTCACAACAAAAACAACGTGTACTTATCCCGCTTTCTTACCAAAAACAAGTTTGGTTATGTAACGTATTCACTTAATTGTGCATGCTTACATAAATCCtaaactatatttaaaagaaGCAAATCTGTACACCAAATCACATACAATGAAGATTGGATTTTTATGAACTTCAAGTGGGTTAATTGTATATGTAATATGGTTGAAAACATGTAAAAACCAAGCGCCTTCACTTTGTACATAATTCTATTcgatatttttagatttcacttaaaaattatattgctAATATGTTCAGCATGTGAAAATTTATTGATGAAATGTGCTTTTAATATGCACTCAACTATAAACTTTCGAAGTACTTCCAGATGAGGATGATAACAGCCTTGCTTTATTAAAGACCATGAAATGTGAACTTTTCCCAGGACCTTATGGATTATAGTTCTTCTGGTCATTTGGTTCCCTTAACTATCGTCCCTCCCTGTCTTCAGCTTTACAGCAGGTATGTTAACATTTACAGATCTGCTCTTTCCTTTAACCTCTTGGAAGATAACTTTTTGGGGATGGTTGTGGGAATGATTCTTTATTATTCACTAGAGTAGACATTTTGCATATCAAAGATTTTTGTTTGGCACTAATTTTGATTGAAATCAAATCCATCTGAGAAGCCTAGGTCGTATTTGCATTTTGGAAGCCTCCTGACCGAGGAGTTCCCTGTTAGTGAAGGAACAGAGGCCCTGCGTGGTGTGCAGACTGTGTTTCAGGCACAGCATTTTACTCCGCAGCTGTTTGAATACCGAGGGCCTGACTCGGAGGCACGTTAAAGGGTGACCACCTAGAAGCCGCTGTAGGATAGAGGCGTTGTTGCTTTCACCGCGGGGTCCCATGATGGGGAGATTGCCTGAATCTTCTCTGCACATCTTGTACTTTCCATTAAACCTTGTTTCAGTGAGAGGGTGCTCTGGGGGAAGAGTGAAGATCTGAGGTATCTGCGGATCACCAGGGCATTTTAGGGGTTAGTGACAGGGcttgcctgttttttaaaaaaaaaaaaaaaaagacttcagggCCTTAACTGGTCTCTCAAGCCGTTTCAGTTTTATCATAAACGTTTTCCTGgtcctttcctttgtctttttctgtttcctttttatattgcttcatttatttctttgcttttggcttgattattacaaaaataattatgGGTTCTGTTATGCATATTGACTGTGATACTAAGTTGTGGCATGCTATTAAGTTTTCCAGACGATGCTAGATGTATTTGCTTAgttcatgtcatctgtaaatacaaTTCCTTTTAGTAGAACTTTGGAATGGAGCCTTTTTCTATGTATTATACATCATTTAAATTTCACATGCAAGCTGCTTTTAGTAAAGGTTTGaatatttgtagttttcagatGGTTAATCTTACTTTCTAATACTTATGCGACTACCATATATTTATCTTAAGGCAATTGGCTGAATATCTGATGTACATGACACTTTTACACAGATCCACACTTTGGAAGTGTTTCATAGGTGTAATGCATCGGTCACATGAGTTCAAACACATTTCCTGACCTATTTCACCAGCAATCCATGGAAGAAAGGAAGGTGAGTTGTATTTGCTGTGTCAGTgagtaaaatatacttaaaaatagcAGATATATTCTCGTCACAGCCTTCTATCTCATTTGGGGTagtatgtttccttttatttctctatttggtGTATTGATTTATTTCCAAAAGCTTTCAAATGAagtcttaaaaatctttttaagagGATTGATTTTGCGTCATAAAGTTTCAGTTCAACAAATAAGATATCTTTTTGGTGACACTTCTAGAAAGAGTGAGGAAAGAAGGCAGTGAGTTATGTCCTTGGACTTTGGTGAAGGCTGTGATCTCTCCATATTGTGTTTGCCCAAGGAGTTTAGTTCAGTCGTGTGGCAGGGAGCACAGGAAACTGGCTAGAAAAACCCTCCGGAGACAATGAATGAAGGTGTTCAATTTGGGGTTGAGCGTAGGACTTTAAATAATACTATTAGGTGTGCTCTTACTGGTCATTGGCTGCTTTTATGACTAATCTATGAAATGTATTTACTGAATTTGAAGATTAAATCCACTTACAAGAGTATATTTATATGATGGAAAAGGTGTCAGTGTTTGgtaattatctatctatcatcagctttgtgtgtgtgtgtatgtgtgtgttacatTTATAAGTTTGGATAGAGTTAAAGTGAATAGTGGAAATCAATATATTTGagtagcacatttttaaaaaattcagtttctcagggaCAGTAACATAGTTGTTTCCCTGGTGGGCTCTATCAGGAATGGCATCTCATACGAAAGAGATGAAACAGAAACTAAATTTGTATTGATTGTCTGAAGGAGTTAAATATATGGAGACATTTTTTCAGTGACGATCAATTGTAGGCAGAGAAATTCCAACAAAATCTTAGGAATAGGGTATGTTAGATATGTTAAAAACCAAGGAGGGTGGGGAAATAGTTAACATCATACATATTATAATAAGCATAAACTAAACAAAGGAACATTTAATCTGATTagcagggaaagaggaaagaataaaaacatcCAGTTAGAGCTTAGAGCTTCTGAACTAGCCAACTTAGGCAAGTGGTAGGAGCTCTACCCTCAGGACCATTACGATCAGCCTGGGCTGGCTGTGGACGTGGCAGTATTAGAGAGAACAAGTCTGAAATGACAGAGGAGTACAAGAGGCCCCCTCTGGCTTTCGAAGGGTCAGTTGGATGGTTGAACTTTGTAAAATGATCCACCTCTGGTTGTAAAGAATCATATGGTATAGCTAGTAATTCTAttgcacatgtatatgtatatatgtggggtgtgtgtgtgtgtgtgtgtgtgtgtatatggagagagggagtgtgtgtagagagagagagtgcgTTTTCCCTCAGTACCTCCGTATCCatgggggactggttccaggacccctgcagataccaaaatataCGGATGCTCAAttccttatgtaaaatggcattgtatttgcatataacctatgtatATCCTCCtttgtactttaaatcatctctagattacttttaatatctaatacaatgtaGATGCTATGTAAATAGATCCcagcatggcaaattcaagttttgttttttggaacttcctgcaatttttttctagtattttaaatCCGCAGTGGAATTTGTGGGTGTGGAACTGGTGGATATGGAGGGGAGGGCTGATTATACATAAGGTATCTATAAGTAGCTATAAGGTATCTATAAGTAAGTAAATTAGAATGCTTTTTAATTCTTGAAGTGATGATTTTTCTGGTTCACACAAATGACAGCGATAGTCTAAACTGGCTTTATGAGATAAGTATGGTTGGAGCCATTGGCATCCTGCACTGCTCCTGAGTATTGTACAGGTAATTTAGCGGGGAGAAGACTcactgcaataaaataaaaacttttaatattCCATTCTTCTGGGAATCCAGGAGTTAATGGTTCTTCCTTTATatggcaactctttttttttcttttcttagcacttctttatccattaattctAACAAGAGACTGCCACTGTTAAAAAATTCACCAGTGCTTGCAGATAGCATTGGTATTGCAGACTATCTAAACAAATAGATATTTAAACAATACAGCTTAGAGAAGAGTACAGTACAGCTTAAAGAATAATGCTTGTTCCCTCATATTTTGCTGTGGGATATGCAAGACACTATAAGAAATACTGGCATATTGTCTTCACCCCCAGAAAATACAAgagacatttttttctcaagatttttaTGGGTGTATGTAAATATCTGGAGAGTTGTCAAAGAGAAAGTTGGATtaatctctctgtgtgtgtgtttatatgtatatacatatgtggtatgtatgcatatgtatttgGATACAGATTTGGATAAAACTGTATATTTGTCAGTAGGTATACGTCTGAGTACACATGTAcctatatacataatatatgtgtatttataaaaatatttttacatctataatgtatacatgtatatatataagaaatGCCTACATTTACATCATTGTTTGTGGATTTCCACATAGCTATGTGTCTCAGGCATTCCCAAGCTCTTAAGGTTTGCTGAACAGGAGGACACGTGTCATCTGCATGCTATTGCATGCCTGTCCCCATGGAGGGTGAGGGGTATCGGGGAGGCTCAGTGAGTGGTGTCATGGCCTCTCTCTCTTGGATCCAGGGCATATGTGGTGATGCATGTGCAGTGGACTATTCACTCTTACCCTGTGAAGGCCCAAGGGCAGTGACCCTGTCTTGAACATCTTCTAGCAATTGATACCTAGCAATTGATAGCTGTTGGTGAATATTTAACAGTTATAAACTTTGCTGGATAAAAGGATTCCTTTATAAAGCAGCATGCCTTGCTGATACATTCATTCAATCCCCCTGCAGAACATTAGGCCGAGTGGATCCCCCCATGGATTCTTTATTTGGTTCACCTTAGGGAGAAGCTTATGGTGTGGTGGGGAAGGTGATAAATCTGCATCTGAAGACCTGCACTCCGATTCTGGATTTTAAACTTTTGGTTTGGAAAGTTATTCCACCTCATTTTGGTGAGTTCttcatctaaaatatttactaatttattcaacaaatacacaCTAATTGTATATACACCCATAATTGTGTACACACTGTATGTCACAAATGGTGCTAGATGTTGGGTAGATGTTGGGTATAACTAAACAAAGCAGACCTTTAATTGTCACTCTTCAAACTGGGATTCAAGGAAGAAATATGGGCAACAAACAAGTGAGCAAAAAATAACTATGAATTTATAAATTGTGATAAATCCgctaaagaaaaatacacaagacGTAATGATAGATAAAACCATGACTGTTGGATAGTCCGGGAATTTCTTTCTAAGAAGAGAATTCTGAGTATTCTGATACATAAAAGATACGAAGCTTCCATCTGGGTGAAAAGCAGCAGTAAAAGGATGTCAGGGAGGGGAACTCGGGGGAGAAAAGGCCTAAAAGTGAAAAGGAGCTTGACATGTTCTAGGAACAGCAAGGTGGCTTGTGTGGCTGGCATGGAAGGGAGGGTTTGTGGTACAGCTGGAGAAGTAGGAAAGGCCCCATCCTTCAGAACCCTTGAGCcattatagtatagtctgaagggtAAAACTGAAAGAACTTGCTGGTGGATTGGCTATGGGGTGAGAGAGGGGCAAATTAAGAATCGCTTTCAGATTTCTCGCTTCAGTGAGTGAGTAGATGGAAGAGACTGGACCAGGGACGACAGGAAGGCAAAGGCTTGGGGGAGAAAGGAATCCCttgctctttgtgatgctgtAATAGTTGATAAGCCTGTGAAAGGTGCAAGTTGAGACGGTGGTGGATAATTGGATGTGGCCATCAGGAGCTCAGAGGAACAATCTGAGCTGGAGACTTACATTTGACAGTCACCAGATTGAAAGCCATGGGAAAGATGAGACCACCAGGGAGGATGGCTAGAGAGAGTGACTCTCTCTGCCCTGGGAACCCAACATCTAGAGACTGAGCCGAAGACTGAGCCTGAAGAGAGGCCAGAAATAGACATGGAAGGATTGGTGGGAAATGTGAGACTGAGGAAGCCCAGAGGGGTGACTGTTTTGCGAAGGGACTGCTGAGAAGATGACTAAGACAAGGAAAGAAAGGTGACCTTAGGCT
Coding sequences within it:
- the LOC133074581 gene encoding transmembrane protein 182 isoform X6 — protein: MRGEHNSTSYDSAVIYRGFWAVLMLLGVVSVVTASFLIICAAPFASHLLYKAGGGSYIAAGILFSLVVMLYVIWVQAVADMESYKNMKMKDCLDFTPSVLYGWSFFLAPAGIFFSLLAGLLFLVVARHIQLHH